Part of the Oncorhynchus kisutch isolate 150728-3 linkage group LG2, Okis_V2, whole genome shotgun sequence genome, tctctaactcctcttcccccctgccgtttgctgctgaggccctgactctccacatcacttccctccaatcatctctaactcctcttcctccctgccgtttgctgctgagccctgactctccacatcacttccctccaatcatctctaactcctcttcctccctgccgtttgctgctgagccctgactctccacatcacttccctccaatcatctctaactgccgtttgctgctgagccctgactctccacatcacttccctccattcatctctaactcctcttcccccctgccgtttgctgctgagccctgactctccacatcacttccctccattcatctctaactcctcttcctccctgccgtttgctgctgagccctgactctccacatcacttccctccaatcatctctaactcctcttcctacctgccgtttgctgctgagccctgactctccacatcacttccctccattcatctctaactcctcttcctccctgctgtttgctgctgagccctgactctccacatcacttccctctccgcatcacttccctctccgcatcacttccctctccgcatcacttccctctccgcatcacttccctctccgcatcacttccctccattcatctctaactcctcttcccccctgccgtttgctgctgagccctgactctccacatcacttccctccattcatctctaactcctcttcctccctgccgtttgctgctgagccctgactctccacatcacttccctccattcatctctaactcctcttcctccctgccgtttgctgctgagccctgactctccacatcacttccctccattcatctctaactcctcttcctccctgccgtttgctgctgagccctgactctccacatcacttccctccattcatctctaactcctcttcctccctgccgtttgctgctgagccctgactctccacatcacttctctccattcatctctaactcctcttctcccctgccgttgctgctgagccctgactctccacatcacttccctccaattcatctctaactcctcttcctccctgccgtttgctgctgagccctgactctccatatcacttccctccattcatctctaactcctcttcctccctgccgtttgctgctgagccctgactctccacatcacatccctccattcatctctaactcctcttcctccctgccatttgctgctgagccctgactctccacatcacttccctccattcatctctaactcctcttcctccctgccgtttgctgctgagccctgactctccacatcacttccctccattcatctctaactcctcttcccccctgccgtttgctgctgagccctctccacatcacttccctccaatcatctctaactcctcttcctccctgccgtttgctgctgagccctgactctccacatcacttccctccattcatctctaactcctcttcctccctgccgtttgctgctgagccctgactctccacatcacttccctccattcatctctaactcctcttcctccctgcctgactctccacatcacttccctccattcatctctaactcctcttcccccctgccgtttgctgctgagccctgactctccacatcacttccctccattcatctctaactcctcttcctccctgccgtttgctgctgagccctgactctccacatcacttccctccattcatctctaactcctcttcccccctgccgtttgctgctgagccctgactctccacatcacttccctccaatcatctctaactcctcttccttcctgccgtttgctgctgagccctgactctccacatcacttccctccaatcatctctaactcctcttcctccctgccgtttgctgctgagccctgactctccacatcacttccctccattcatctctaactcctcttcctccctgctgtttgctgctgagccctgactctccacatcacttccctctccgcatcacttccctctccgcatcacttccctctccgcatcacttccctctccgcatcacttccctctccgcatcacttccctctccgcatcacttccatctccgcatcacttccctctccgcatcacttccctctccacatcacttccctctccacatcacttccctctccacatcacttccctctccgcatcacttccctctccacatcacttccctctccacatcacttccctctccacatcacttccctctccacatcacttccctctccacatcacttccctctccacatcacttccctctccacatcacttccctctccGCATCACTGACCAAGagtaacagagggagaggagcagcaaATAATACAATTGTGGTCAGGAACataatctctccctctcacaatgtccctctcttccttcctctcttttttttctcatcCAATCACAATAAGGGGTTTCCATAATATATTGTGTGATACCGTTACACGCTTCCCATTCTACATAATATATTGTGTGATACCGTTACAGCTTCCCATTCTACATAATATATTGTGTGATACCGTTACATGCTTCCCATTCTACATAATATATTGTGTGATACCGTTACAGCTTCCCATTCTACATAATATATTGTGTGATACCGTTACATGCTTCCCATTCTACATAATATATTGTGTGATACCGTTACACGCTTCCCATTCTACATAATATATTGTGTGATACCGTTACACGCTTCCCATTCTACATAATATATTGTGTGATACCGTTACACGCTTCCCATTCTACATAATATATTGTGTGATACCGTTACATGCTTCCCATTCTACATAATATATTGTGTGATACCGTTACATGCTTCGCATTCCACATAATATATTGTGTGATACCGTTACACGCTTCCCATTCTACATAATATATTGTGTGATACCGTTACAGCTTCCCATTCTACATAATATATTGTGTGATACCGGTACAGCTTCCCATTCTACATAATATATTGTGTGATACCGTTACACGCTTCCCATTCTACATAATATATTGTGTGATACCGTTACAGCTTCCCATTCTACATAATATATTGTGTGATACCGTTACAGGTTCCCATTTCACATAATATATTGTGTGATACCGTTACACGCTTCCCATTCTACATAATATATTGTGTGATACCGTTACAGCTTCCCATTCCTCATAATATATTGTGTGATACTGTTACAGCTTCCCATTTCACATAATATATTGTGTGATACCGTTACAGCTTCCCATTCCTCATAATATATTGTGTGATACCGTTACACGCTTCCCATTTCACATAATATATTGTGTGATACCGTTACATGCTTCCCATTCTACATAATATATTGTGTGATACCGTTGCACGCTTCCCATTCTACATAATATATTGTGTGATACTGTTACAGCTTCCCATTCCACATAATATATTGTGTGATACCGTTACAGGTTCCCATTCCACATAATATATTGTGTGATACCGTTACAGCTTCCCATTCCACATAATATATTGTGTGATACCGTTACACGCTTCCCATTTCACATAATATATTGTGTGATACCGTTACACGCTTCCCATTTCACATAATATATTGTGTGATACCGTTACAGCTTCCCATTCCTCATAATATATTGTGTGATACCGTTACACGCATCCCATTTCACATAATATATTGTGTGATACCGTTACAGCTTAGGGCATCTACCCTAACACGACAGCTAAGCTGTCAAATAATATGAAAACCAGGCAATGTATAGTCTATGAATATCTGCACCTAGCAAACATGACAAACCAAATCCTAAGCCCAACAGACAAACAAAATTGACTCTTGAACCTTAATTTCGGTGGCTAGTTAGCTGATTGTCTGTATGGCTAGCTAGTGAATGTGACTGCGGAGTTTGACGCTTCGTGAGCGCAGCCCAAATTCACAGCTAAACACAACTTTTCTTTCCTGACAGACTAACAtgaactggctagctagctatagcaagCAGCTTGGGTCTTTACCATATGAATTACAAGACAAAGCAGTTAATTCTGTGATATTGACGCAAATTATTGCTAGAAAAACAAGGCCGTTCGTGGCCGCAATAGTAATTTAAAGAAAGCTCAGTCGGTTAATATATTAACGACAACTTTCATTCAACTACAATATTACTGTACATCCAGCATACACGTATTGCTATGAAGCCAACTAGCCAGACTACCCCAACACCTAGGAGCAATCATTCACTTATCAAGCATACCGGCACTCTCAGCAGCTGACCCAGTTGCTGCCACCTTAGCAACAAGGTAGCCGGAAATACTTCTGTATAAGTCAGAATTAATTAAATAATAAATCATTAATAAAATATTGTCATAATATATGCGCAAACTGTTTCAACTGGGAAGCATGGGACAGGCTTTACCTTCCAGAAGAGGCTGTTGGGAGGAGCTATGAGGATGGGCTTattgtaatggatggaatggaattaatggacaTAGACAAACAAGTGGTTTCCATATGATTgaaaccattccatttattcctttCCAGCCACtacatcctcctatagctccaaGTCCCCAGCCTCCTCTGTTACCTACCTATTCCTAACAATTATCCTAAACTTTAAAATGTTAAAGTTGTGAGGGTGAAATAGTGAAATGATTAATTAATTATCTACCAGGAAGTGTTCTGAGTAAACGCACCACAAATATAAGACAATTATGCAAAAATGTAAAATTGGGAACATTCTTTTATTCACCATTTTAGTACAACATCTGAGCATATTACATGGACATGTTATCCATGATACGCCTCATGCTCATGAACCTCATGCTGCCGCTCATGCCTCCCATTCCCATGCCCATCTGACTGAAGTTCCTGTACTCTCCAGGCTTCATGTACATCTGCCTGCCTCTGTAGTGGGGCTGCTCGTACATCAGCCAGTGGCCGTCCATGACGTTGCAAGACTGGCAGTCGGACATACGGTAACGGACCTGGATGGAGTCACAGTCGTCCGTCATCTCGTGCATCTGACCTCCGAAGTTCTCCCTCTCGTAGATCCTCATCCTGAAGTTTCCTTTGTGCTGTCAGGAGCAAAGCAATGATTCAACGAGTCAGAATTATATATAAATGTGTAAAATATGAGAATACAACCATTAAAACgcactactgtaatgtactggCTATTACTACAGGCAGGGAGAGGCCAGCAGGGCCTCTTAGGGGGGCAATGGGCCTCTTGTGGAATGGGGAAATAAAGCATCATTGTTAACTCTCACTATTGAGTGGCGTCCGCTCTCTCCACCTACCATGGGGATCATGCGGCAGGACCTGATGCAGTCATTCATTCCCATTCCCATGCGCTGGTAGTCAGGGTACTCGCCCCTCCTCATGAAGTACTGGTTTCCCATGTAGTTGTTGTGATCGTAGACCATGAAGCAACCGCTGTCAACCCTGCAGGAGTGACACCTGCTCAGGAAGGAGGACATGTCAGCGCAGTCCTGGCTGGTCTCATAGGAACGACCCTGGAAGTTCCTGTCCTCGTAGAAGGTGATCTGTAAGCACAAAAGTAATATATACTATATTAtggaaaaatgtataaaaatatattCATTTGCAGATACAAGTTCCATTATAACTAGAATTGCTACATGCTCCTAAAATGCCAGCTCCCAAATGCTAGATTATTATAGGTGATGCTAAATAATCGgttaacaataaaaataaaaataaactgtttGTAGGAAAAAACAACACTATAAGGAAGTTGAAAAGAAGCCTCACTTTATAAAAGTGAACTATCAGTTAAACATTGTGATTCACCAGCCACTATACTGGTGAATTAAAACACTGTGTGGGATGAAACATTCACTTACTTTGCCCATCATGATTGCGGTTGTTCCTGAGAGCTGTGCTGCTGCTACACTGAAGTCCTGCCTGTTTTAGCCTTTACCTTTATACCTGACTATAGTCAAAGGATCTGTGGCATCCCATTGTGTAAAGCCCTGACCTAGCAACATGATATAGAGGCCTGCAGAGTGCTAGAAGACTTTAGAATGGGTTGTTCCATTGAGAAGTCAATACAAATGATCTTTTTGAAGAAGTATACAATAGTCTCTTTGACATGTTTCAAACCACACTAGGTAGTATTCACTGTACAGTAAAATGTCTCTTTTGGTTTAGTTTGTTTTAATGTGATGATTACACCATCAGTCTATAGAAACAGCAACTATTTTGGTTTCACGTTTGGCAACTGTCTATATAGGTTTAATAACTTGTTAAGAAGTAGGTGTACCTTGTCTGAAGGTACCAAGTAAAGGTTTATCCAGATTGTTACTCTTTTGGCAGTTCAGTGAGTCCACTTCAGCAGTACTTCATTAGTGGCAATGAATAGTAAGCTGCCATTTCAAACATTACCATGGggcaacacactgacacacattatTACTATGAGAGGCCATCATTCATCCTGGCCATGATTATTCACTGTCTGACCTTCTGCCCCTAGCAaacaccaggtacacacacacacacacacacacacacacacacccacacacacacacacacacacacacacacacacacacacacacacacacacacacacacacacacacacacacacacacacacacgcttaccaGCATTTCAACATCTGCTaatgtgaccaatcaaatctgatttgatttgatttattgtatTCTGCTTAGCCATTtactgtcattattgaaagagattgtgatatctcacatctcaaaatagggctacttaatgttagatccctcacttccaaggcagttatagtcaatgaactaatcactgatcataatcttgatgtgattggcctgactggttacactagtgaccatatcccccgtgcatccagcaaaagtggaggtgttgctaacatttacgatagcaaacgtcgatttacaacaacaaaaaacgactgcgttttcatcttttgagcttctacagtagtcatgaaatctatgcaccctactcaatcactttttattgctactgtttacaggcctcctgggccatatacagtgttcctcactgagttccctgaattcctatcggaccttgtagtcatagcagaaaATATTCCGATTTTTGGCAAATTTAataagtccacagacccactccaaaaggctttcggagccatcatcgactcagtgggttttgtccaacatgtctttgGACCTAGTCACTATCACAGTcttactctggacctagttttgtcccgtggaataaatgttcTGGATCTTAATATTTTTCCTCATTCCTGGACTtttggaccaccattttattatgtttgcaatcgcaacaaataatctgctcagaccccaaccaaggatcatcaaaagccatgctataaattctcaggcaacccaaagattccttgacgCCCTTCCAGATTCcttccacctacccaaggacgtcagagtacaaaaatcagttaaccacttaactgaggaactcaatttaaccttagatgcagatgcagtcgcacccttaaaaacaaaaaacacttgTCATAAGatactagctccctggtatacagaaaatacccgagctctgaagcaagcttccagaaaattagaACGGAAACGTTGCTACActaaactggaagtcttccgactagcttggaaagacagtaccgtgcagtatcgaagagccctcactgctgctcgatcatcctatttttacaacttaattgaggaaaataagaacaatctcaaatgtatttttgatactgtcgcaaagatCATTAAAAAGCAGCAtaccccaagagaggatggctttcacttcagcattgataaattcatgaacttctttgacgaaaagatcatgatcattagaaagcaaaaaacagactctttaaatctgcgtattcctccaaagctcagttgtcctgagtctgcacaacactgccaggaccgaggatcaagggagacacaagttttttaatactatatctcttgacacattgatgaaaacaatcatggcctctaaactttcaagctgcatactggaccctattccaactaaactgctGAAAGAACTGCTTGCTGTGCTTgtccctcctatgttgaacataataaatggctctctatccaccggatgtgtaccaaacccactaaaagtggcagtaataaagcctctcttgaaaaagccaaaccttgacccagaaaatataaaaaactatcgaccAATATCGAATCtctcattcctctcaaaaatttagGAAAAACTGTTGAGCAGCAACTCAtgacttcctgaagacaaacaatgtatatgaaatgcttcagtctggttttagaccccatcatagcactgagactgaacttgtgaaggtggtaaatgaccttttaatggcgtcaaaCCAAGGCTctacatctgtcctcgtgctccttgaccttagtgctgctttcaataccatcaatcaccacattattttggagagattggaaacccaatttggtctacatggacaagttatctgttggaaagatatcagtttgtctctgtagatggtttgtcctctgacaaatcaactgtaaatttcggtgtttcTCAAGTTTCCGTTTTAGGACCAATATTGTCTTCaagatatattttacctcttggtgaggttattcggaaacataatgttaactttcactgctatgcggatgacacacagctgtgcatttcaatgaaacatggtgaaaccccagaattgccctcgctagaagcctgtgttgcAGACATAAATTTTCAAATGCTTAACTCAAAACAGAGGtactagttctaggtcccaagaaacaaagagatcttctgttgaatctgacaattaatcttgatggttgtacagtcgtctcaaataaaactgtgaaggacctctgcgttactctggaccctgatctctcttttgatgaacatatcaagactgtttcaaggacagcttttttccatataagtaacattgcaaaaatcagaaaccatctgtccaaaaatgatgcagaaaaatgaatccatgcttttgtcacttctaggttagactactgcaatgctctactttccggctacccggataaagcacaaaataaactttagttggtgctaaacacagctgctacaATCTTGACTAGATCTTGACTAGAAAAATGTGattatattactccagtgctctagcctctctacactgacttcctgttaaggctagtgGTGATTTCAAGGTttcactgctaacctacaaagcatcatacctacacatacactacggtcacaagacgcaggcctacTTACTGTCCTTAGAACATCCAAGCAAACAGCTgcaggcagggctttctcctatagagctccgttcttatggaatggtctgcctatccatgtgagagatgcagaatcggtctcgacctttaagtctttattgaagactcagctcttcagtaggtcctatgattgagtgtaatctggcccaggagtgtgaagatgaatggaaaggcactggagcaacgaaccgcccttgctgtttctgcctggccagttctgctcgctccactgggattctctgcctctaaccctattacaggggctgagtcactggcttgctggtgctcttccatgccgtccctaggaggggtgtgccacttgagtgggttgagtcactgatgtgatcttcctgtccgggttggtgcccccccttgcgttcgtgccgtgggggagatcttcgtgggctatactctgccttgtctcaggatagtaagttggtggttgaagatatccctctagtggtgtgggggctgtgctttggcaaagtgggtggggttacatcctgcctgtttggccctgtccgggggtatcgttggacaggaccacagtgtctcc contains:
- the LOC109905178 gene encoding gamma-crystallin M3-like, which translates into the protein MMGKITFYEDRNFQGRSYETSQDCADMSSFLSRCHSCRVDSGCFMVYDHNNYMGNQYFMRRGEYPDYQRMGMGMNDCIRSCRMIPMHKGNFRMRIYERENFGGQMHEMTDDCDSIQVRYRMSDCQSCNVMDGHWLMYEQPHYRGRQMYMKPGEYRNFSQMGMGMGGMSGSMRFMSMRRIMDNMSM